One Natronorubrum halophilum genomic window, AGCCGAGAAGTCGTCGACGCGAGCGTGCAGCCGATCGATCGAGACGTCGCGAGGATCGGTCGCGTCTCGAGTGGGATCGGTCGGGTCGAGAGGGCCGATTCCCTCGCCGTCCCGCTCCCGTTCGCACTGTAGCGTCACGAACGCGTAGAGTTCGTTTACCGCGGGGTCCTCGGCGAGCGAGTGGGTGCCGATCGTCGCCGTCGGAATCCCGGCGTTGCGGAGTTGGGTTCTGACCTCGGGGACCCGCTCGATCCGCGGCACGGCGACGGCGAACCCGTCGTAACTCCAGTCGTGACGGTCCCGAAGCGCCTGAATTTCGGTCGCGACCGTTTTCACCTGTTCGCGGGCGGTTCGACTCCGGATTCGGCGCGCTCGCCCGTGGACTACCGGCGCGGATCCGTCGTCATCGCCCCGCGCTCGCTGGTCGTCATCACTGTGCGTTCGCTGTCCCGGTGTTGTGCGCGATCCGGGCGTCTCTCCGGTCGCTAAAAACCGCGTGATCGATCGGTGCGGTGGCGTCTGCGAGTCGCGTTCACCGCCCACCGCGCGGGGAGACTCGACGACCTCGATCTCGAGGCCGTTTCCGACGAGGGCTTCGATTCGGCCCGGTTCGATCCGAGTGCGTTCGACGCTGGCGTGGCGTTCGCCCAGACAGACGAGGTCGGCCTCGGCGGTGAGCGCCGCGAGATACCGCCGATCGAGTCGACGGTACTCCTCGAACTCGACGGCGAGGACCGCGTTGATCGAGTCGCCGACTCTGTCCCGTAGCCCGTCCGTATTCGACTCGAGCAGATCGACGGTCCGCGGAATCACGTCGGCCCGCTCGACGTAGCCTCGATCCTCGAGTTCGGCGTGGAAGCGGTCGTTCATCGCGTACAGGAAGGCCAGACATTCGTGTGGCTTCGTGGCCTCGATATCGGCGAGGCGGAGTCGTTGGCGCGTCGCCTCGAGGAGCAATTGCCCGACGTCACGGGCGAAACTCTCGTGATTCGCCGCCCGCTCGAGGTAGCTCGGAACGTCTCGACTGGCCCCGTCGATCACCAGCGAGATGAGTTCGATCCGCTCTTCGTACTCGAGTCGGTCGAGCGTCGGATCGAACTCCTCGAGAACTTTCGAGGCGTGTTCCGGAAGCGATTCGACGCGCGGCGATCGCGGCGACTCGGTCGTCGCTTCGGCGTCGGTGAGGGCCTCGGAAAGGGACTCGAGGCCCGCGGGATGGCGCTTCAGGACGAGGACGTTCCGTGCACCGTAGTCGTCGGCGAGTGCGGCGTACTCCGCCGCGAGGCACTCGAATAGCTCGTCGCTGGGAACCGGTTCGGGAAGGAGTTTGCAGGTGCCCTCGAGCGGTGGTGAAGGAGACGCCATCAGTTGGTACGTCACCCAGTATAGCCGGGTCCGTACTTAAATGTACGCCGATTCGTAAACGTGATTGTGACGCTCTTGCGATCCGACTGGACCGCTGGACTCTAGCGACGCTTCCTCGAGCGAGCATCCGAGTGAATCTCGGACCGAAAAGTTTGGATGAGAGCTAACCACTCGGAATACAGTGTTGTAACTAATATTGTTAATTTCCCTCGGATCGGATTAGAGATTGTAGCGTGAGTAGAACGCATCTTATCCGCTTTGAGCGCAGTATACGACGGAATCGTGTTGTTGCCCGATCAAATTCGAAGAAAAGAAGAGACGAATTCTGCTCGAAAGTCCCATCGTCCTTCGCGTAGCGCAGCTTAGTCATTTGACTTCTTGTACCGTAATATTCACTTATCTAGTACGTCCCCAATAGGAAAAGTAATTTGATACATTCACAACTCGGCTACGGGTATCGAGGAGTACCGAGAGAAATGGGGTTCCATATCCGTCGCAGGCTGACGTACGTTCAGGCGGAAGTGGCGGTCTCCGTGCGGTGGCAACGACTGAAACGTACAATGACTTCCAGTAGCTACGACAAACGACGCGAGGTCGGTATTCGAGACCGTCCCGCTGGGCGCTGCCTCCGAATGCAGCCGTTTTCGACCGGATAGTGATAAAACCGCATGCGAGAAGTCGGTTTCGGAGCGATACCGCCGCTTCGATCAGATGTTCGAGACCGTACTGTGCTCCACTTCGACCGCCTGTGCGTCCTCGTCAAGCAACGCTACGACGAGGTACGGCGCGTAGGACTCGAAGTACTCGATGAGCGTCGCGATCCGTTCGGAGTCGATCGCCTCGAGCGAGTCGAGGAGCATGAACGGCACCGTCTCGTAGACGTCGTGGACGAGATACCCCGCCAGCGCGAACACGAGTCCGATTACCTCCCGTTCGCTCTCGCTCAGGTGGTTGATCGTATCCTCGTAGGCCGCACCGTCATCGGTGCTGCGGACGATCTTGAGGTCGAACGACGATCGCGAGACCTTTCGGCGACCTTCACGAACTTCCCGACTGCTCCGATCGATCCAGACCCGATCGAGGTTGCCGTACTCCAGCGTCTCGAGGAGGTTCTCCATGTGTTCGTTGAACGCTTCGACCGCGTCGGCCTCGATCTGGTCGATCCGCGTCCGGAGGTTCGTCAGTTCGTCGGTGGTGTCCTCACGACGGGCTTTGAGATCCTCGCGCTCGCCGAGTCGGTCCTCGATCGAGGCGATCTGGTCCGTGATCTCGTCGCGCTTGCGCTCTTTGCGCTCGAGTTTGAACTCGAGTTGGTTGACCTCCTTGTGCTGGTCGAGGACGCCGCTGTAGTCTTCCGTCTCGAGATCGTTGATCTCGACTTCGAGGGCATCGATCTCGTCGGTGAGCGCCTCGCGCTCCTCGGTCAACTCCTCGATGCGGTCGTTTCGGCGCTCGATCTCGTCGTCGATCGACTCGAGGCGCCGCTGGGTCTGGCGGTGCTCGGTTCGGTTTTCGTTGATGCTCGAGAGCGTCTCTCGTCGGTCGTTGAGTTCGGAACTGATCTCGGAGCGCTCTTCGAGTCGCTCCTGTCGTGCGGTTCGAAGCTGCTCGATCGTCGTTTCGATCTGGTCTCGGGCGACCGACGACCCACAGGTCCAGCAAGTGACGGTCTCGGAGTCCTCGAGCAACTGCTCCGTGACGGGTTCGTCGTCGTCCTGTTCTGCGTTTTCGAGGAACGAATCCGGCTCCTCGAGGAGTTGCTCGTTGAACTGGATGGTGCTCTGAAGTTGCGAGATCGCTTCGGAGAGCGTCGCCTTTTCGTCCTGCAGCGTCTCGATCTCCGCCTCGAGCCGGCTGATCTCCGTCTCGTCGCCCGTCGAGAGCGATTCGAGCTGTGTGCGAACCTCGTCCTGTTCCTCCTCGAGCGCCTCGATACTCTCGCGCTCGGTTTCGATCCGGTCGCGGGTCCGCTCGAGATCCGATCGCGTCCCGCGCAGTTCCTCGAGTTTCGTCTCGAGTTCGGATTCTTCCTCCCGACGCTCCTCGACGTCGACGTTCGTCTCCTCGAGTTCGGCCTGGGCCTCCTCGAGTTCGTCGGAGAGCGTCTCGATTTCTTCGGACACGCGCGTCCGTTTCGCCTCGAGATCGGGCAGGCGCTGTTCGAGATCGTCGAGTTCGTCGAGTTGCTCGTCGAGTTGACGCTTTCGCTGTTCATACTGTTCGATCTCGCTTTTGATCGCGTCGATGTCGACCGGACGCATGATCAGTTCGCGGAGGTCGTCGCCGCGAGCGACGGCCTGTCGCGCTTCGTTGGACTCGAGTAAGAACGCGAACAGATCGGCGAGTTCCGGGTCCTCGAGGTAGGGGTCGCCGTCGGTGGCTATCGTTCCGTTTCGGCGCTCGAGGTGCCGGCGGTAGGTGTTGTCGCCAAATTCGAGTACCGCACTTCCCTCGTTCGCGTCGGCTTTGAGACTCACTTGATCGCTTCCGAGCGCGGCCATAATCGCCTGCAGCAGTGAGGTCCGATTGGTCGCATTTCGACCGGAAAGCACTGTCACGCCCTGTTGAAAGGAGACTTCGGCATCATCGATACCACCGATATTGTTTACGGAGAGCGTCGCCTCTCCCGGAACGTTCCGTTTTTTCGTGTCTAATCCAGTTTCCATGTGATGCCGTTGTCCGCCCACATACATAGGTATTGCCACTTCCCCTGCGTGGTGTGCAGTCTCGGTGGCGAGACTGCGTTGGATTAGCGCCGCATACTATAAATACCTATCAGTTATCGCCCGCACCCAGCTCCTGACAGTTACAGGAGCGCTCGTCGAGCAGGTCTCTGACGGTGTATTCCTCGAAGCAGTCCTCGCAAGTCACCGTGACGGTGACTGCAACGTTGAACTCCCCGATGTCGATGATCTCGTTGCGTTCCAGTTGGGCGACCGTATCCGCCGTGACCGCTTCGGTTCGGTTCTGGAGCGCGCCGAGTTTCTCCGTGCTTCGCTCGAGTCGTTCGTCGTCGCTCGGCGTCTCGAGCGAGGTGTCGAGACAATCCGTCAGGTGATTGTAGACCGTCTGGTGGGAGACGAAGTCCGATTCGATCTGTTCGATGGGGACGCCGTCGCGTTCGAGTTCGTTGCGGGTCTGAACCTGCGTCCCGCTGCTGACGTCGTCGGTCAACAGCCGGTAGGTGTTTTCGACTTCCCCCTCCTTCGGCGGCAGTCCCGCATCCTCGAGTGCCGACTCGAGGATGCGCTGGTTTACGTGCGTCGCGAGTTTGCGTGTGCTATACTGTTCGTCCGCGTCGCCGGTCCAGTATGCGATCAGATCCTCATCGAGACCCGTAAACGCATACTTGTCAGCGACCCGTCCGAGCTTGCAGCCACAATGGCTCCCTGGTTCGGCTGAATGAGTACGATCGGTCACTAATTCACCATAGTCGCCGCTCTATAAAAAGCATTTGGATACCGAGAATCTTTACAGAGGTATGCTTGTAATTGTAAACTCCGTAGAATCGACGGACTGCGGGGGATAGTCCGGTCGTCCGCCGTTCGTCCTCGTTCCGAGTCGGCGTTTAGAAATCCGAGATTCGATTTCACGTTCTATCACAAAACTATCAGCGTAGCGTACTGTGTGTCATCCTGGGATTCGGTGAGGCCGGATAGAGTCGCTACACGAGCGGGATTCTTCGCTCGAGACACCGGTTACAGAGGGCTTTTTGTCCGACGGAACCGAAGGGATCGCAGCCGCGAATGTGTATCTGGAGATATGAATCCACCGATTCGTACCGTCCCGAAGGTCCGCTATTCCAACGCAGATCTATAACCGGGCCGAGGCGGTATACTCCGTGAAAACGGAACGGACGGGCCCACGAAACGACGCAAAAGCAGTAGCCGCTGCAGAGACAGCGGCGGACGACCGTGGCCTCGCCGCAAACCTCGCAGTAACGACCAACGAGGGGGTTCTCATCGCGGTTCGCTGAATGGACGGCACAAAGCTGGTCGCAGCCAGTATCGCTCGAGTACGAGGGAAAAGTCGGCTGCGAAGTCGGGTGCAGCGGTGGAGCCGTCTCGGCCGACGTTGCGGAGAAGCGCGATCGTTACGGCGTCAAAGGATCCCCGTAACGACGCTTCACAGCCGTATAACGCTACCCTCGGACATTACCCCCGGACGTTCTTCCACCGGCGGACGAACGAGCCGACAACCCTCCCTTTTTCGTCTCGAGTCGCATTGATCCCCTCACTGCTCCACGCGAGGGTACGCTATGCACGATCGACGGAACCCGTACTGTCCGGTATGACCGATACAACCGAGACGGGAACGAATAATCGTTTACGGCCGTACAAGCGTAAACACCTGGAAGCCCTGTTCGGATATCCTGTTCGAGAAATCCGAGCACAGCGTTCTACGACACCTCGCACGCTCGCCCACGTTCGTCCGGTCTGTCCGGATACACTGCGTGTCACTGTACCACGAGGACAGAGTGAATCGCAAAATAACTGTTTGAAATTTTTTATGATATCGCGATCGGTAGAGCGTTTGAACCACGGTCCGTCGACGCTGACCATCGACCCGGATCAGTCCGTACGCATCAGATCATTCGGTAGACTTCGTCCATCCACTGATCGGAATCGTCGTCGACGATGATGCCGTCCATCTGTTCGGCCCAGCGAGCCTGCGCGTCGCTCGTCTCCATGACCTCCTTGATCGCCTCCGGATTCTCGAGTTCTAGAAAGCCGAAGACGTGGCCGTCCTGCTCGAAGACGCTGTAGGTCTCGAGTCCGGCGTCGGAGTCGAGGTAGGCGTCCTCGAGCCAGTCGGGGACGCTCTCGTGAGCATCACGGTATTCGTCGCGCTTTCCGTCGGCTATCTGCAGGTGGAACGCGATTCGAGCCATGCGTTCTTCCCCTCGAGCGACGTACCCATAGCTATTACGCAGTGTCCGTCCGCCACGCGCGAGGAACTCGCCTTGCACGAAGCCGAATCGTCCTGCATGCGGTTGGAGCGTTCGAAGACGGGACCGAACCCAAAAATGCGGCTACGGCGGGAACGGAACGCTACCGGAACTGCGGCATCACTTCGTCGGCGAACAGTTCCATCCCGCCGGTGTCGGGGAAGTCGACGAACCAACACTGGAACTTCGTGACGCCGGCGTCGATCCGTCGCTGGATCGCGTCGGCACACTCCTCGGGCGTACCCATAATGAAGTACTCGCTGGCGATCTCCTCGGTCGTGATGTCGGCCTGATCGACGTACTCCTCCTCGAACTGGATCGGGATCATCAGATCGAGCAGTCGCTCGTACTTCTCGGGATCGCGCGTACAGATGACGTGGCCGTCCCAGGAATACTCGATCTCGTCGGAGTCGCGGCCGACCGTCTCGCAGTGGTCTTCGATGACGCCGATCTTGTGCTCGAGGGTCTCCGGGGTCCCGTTGAACACGTCCGTGTTCCAGATATCGGCGTGCTTTGCGACGAGTTTCAGCGTCACCTCCTCGCCCTGGCCGCCGACGAGGATCGGCGGGTGTGGATCCTGGACCGGTCCGGGATCGCAGTAGGCGCCATCGATCTCGTAGCGATCGCCCGCGAAGGAGGCCGCCTCGCCGGATTCGGTGGCCCACATGGCTTTCATCAGGCGGATGCTCTCGTCCAGGCGCATCAACCGCTCGAAGCCGTCGCGGTACTCCCAGCCGTAGGCCTCGTACTCGGGTTCGTGCCAGCCGGCACCGAGACCGAGTTCGAGGCGGCCGTCGGAGACGATGTCGAGCGTCGCGGCCATCTTGGCGACCAGCGCGGGGTTGCGGTAGTCGTTACAGAGGACGAGCGAGCCGAGGTTGATGTCCTCGGTGAGGCCAGCCAGCGCGGACAGTAGCGTCCAGCACTCGTACTCGGCTCTGTCGCGACCGAGCATGAGGTGGTCCGGTGCCCACGCGGCATCGAAGCCGAGTGCCTCGGCTTTCAGGACGCCCTCCTTCGTCGTCTCCCAGTCGAGTCGCTCGTAACACGGGGTGTCGCGGTGGACGGGGTCGGTTCCCGACTCCGGCGCGCCCGCGAACACCGGCACGTTGTACTCGAATGTGACGTCGGTCATGTTACTCGACGGCGAAGTGTTCCAGCGCATCGTGATTCAGCTGGGTACTGACGCCGGGTTCGTCCGGGAGCGGAATCGACCCGCTCTCGGGCGAAGGTGGGTTCTCGAAGATCGCGTCAGCGTAGGTCGACTCCTTCTCTTCTTGCTGTTCTTGGAACCATTCCGGAGTCGGAAAGTACTCCGCCATGGGCATGTTCGTGTGCGCCGCGATGGCGTGCAGCGTCGGATTCGTGCCGGCGTGCGGGATCACGGGCACGTCGTGGACTTGGGCCATGTCGGCGACCTTCATCAGTTCCGTGATGCCCCCAACCCGGCCGACGTCGGGCTGGAGGATGTCGACGGCCTCCGCTTCGAGGAGGTCCTCGTGACCCCAACGGGTGAACTCGTGCTCGCCCCCGGAGATCGGCATCGGCGCGGCTTCGCGAACCTCGGCGTAGCCGTCGATGTCGTCGGCGATGACCGGCTCTTCGACCCACGCCATGTCGTACGGCTCGAGGCGATCGAGCATCTTCTTCGCGTAGCGGACCGACCAGCCCATGTAGGCGTCGGCCGCGATCTCGAGCTCGTCGCCGACGGCGTCGCGGACCGTCTTGACGACCTCCTCGTTCTCCTTCATCCCCGAGCGGCCGGCCTCCGGCCCGTGAAGGAAGCGCAGTTTCACGGCGTCGAAGCCCTCCTCCGCGTACTGGATGGCCTCGCGTTCGAGCGTCTCCATGTCAACGGGGTGGAGGTTCGACGCGTAGGCGGGGATCTCGTCTTTCGTGGGGCCGCCGAGCAGCTCGTAGACCGGTTTATCGGCTTCCTTGCCCGCGATGTCCCACAGTGCTTGATCGACCGCGCTGATCGCCATGACGGCGACACCTTTCCGACCGAAGGGGAGCGTCGCGCGGTACATCTGCTCCCAGAGTTTCTCGCGCTGGGTGGGATCTTCGCCCATCACGATCTTCGAGAGCGTCTCCTCGACGACGGTGGCGATGGCGCCGGTTCCCCAGTTACCGACGCCGACGCCGGTGATCCCGGCGTCCGTCTCGACCTCGACGACAACGTCGCCCACGGGACCCATCCACTTACGGCGTGCCTGGGGGTTCTCGCCGTCAACGTTCCGGTACTCCTCGTACTTCGACATGATCGTGACGAGGGGGAACTCGATAAACTCGCCCCACGACTCGTTGCTGATCTTGGTTGCAGTGACGTCTGTGATTTCCATAGTAGTCAATCCCGATAGATTCGTGTCGAGATGTGAGAAACAGCCATATAAGTGTTTGCGATATCGGCTGGATTATCGGCTGCACCGACCGAGAATCTTCGAGTCGGGGCGACCGATTAGAAGATATCTGCGCGGACGAGCAGTGCGAGTGCGACGACCACGTATATCGCACCACTGATGAGATTCATGGCCATGGGGTTCCACGGCGCGTCCGACGGCATCTCGGCGACCAGCGGCGTAATGAGAACGAGCAGACCCATGATCGCGATGATCGTGCCGGCGTACAGATCGATCGGAAGATCGTACCCGTCGGCGTCGGATTGCGCTCGAGTCCGCGAGTCGTCTATCGGTTCGTCCTGGGTCTGCGTGATGGATCGGTCTGTCATGGGTTCACACCTGGAAGAGGAGGATCGCGACGATGAGCAAGGCGATTCCGACCGAGACGGAGACGGCCGCGATTCGTTTTACGCGCGGACTGAGGGTGGCGGAGTCGTCGTCGAGCGCCGACTGGACGAAGTTCGTCGGCGTCTCGTGGTCTTTCGGCGCGGTGAGGAGGCTCCCGACCACGACGACTCCCGTCACGAGCAACAGGGAGTAGAGCGATCGGGAGTACAGCGCCTCGTGGCCGAGTTCGAATCCCATGTACACGCTGACGGCTAAACCGATCGCGATGCCGAGTATCGCGCCCGTGCTCGTCGACCGATCCCAGAGCCCGCCGACGATGGCCACGGCGGCGAACGTCGGCATGATCGTCGCGAGGACCGATTGCGCGACGAGGTACATGGAATCTTCCAGCGAAAACATGTACGCAACGCCGATGCAGGCGACCATGAACACGACGCCCGCGATACGGCCGATCCGCACGTAGTGTGCCGGGCTCCGGTCCGGCGCCACGTACCGGCGGTAGATCCGCTCCGTAAAGAGCGTCTGGAAATTGTTGAGCTGCGAGTCGACGCTCGAGAGGACGCCGGCGATCAGTCCGACCACGACGACGCCGTACAGTCCGGGCGGCATGACGTCGTTGATCAGCATCGGCATCGCGTGGTCGGCGACGTCGAGGTTCGGGTACAGAACGGCGGCGGCGAGACCCGGAAGGAGGATGAACAGCGGGACGAGGATGGCGTACCAGATGCTCGTGTACAGGTACCCGATCTGCGCGGACTCCGCGTCCTCGGCCGACAGCGGCCGCTGGAGGATCTGCGATTCGGCGCTCCAGTAGGAGATCGCGGACGCGAGGAACCCGAAGTACAGCAGGAAGACGGCGATCGGACCGTCGACTGGGAACTCGGCGGCCAGCGGGTGATCCGAGGGCGTCATGGACGCCTGGTGGGCTTCCAGGCCCTCGATCAGCCCGGAGATCCCGCCCACCATGTACAGCGTGACCGGAAGCAGGAGGACCAGCGGGACGAACATGAGGACGAACTGTATGGTGTCCGACCCGGCGACGGCGCCGAACCCGCCGAGAATCGTGTAGGCCGTTCCGACGACGATGATCACGCCCATCGACAGCCAGAGGTTCCAGCCCAGTAGTGTGTTCAAGACGAGCGACCCGGCGTAGATGTACAGGCCCATGTTGACGAACATCCAGACGAACGTCCAGATGAAGTCGTACGCGTCGCCGACCGGTCTCGAGAACCGTCGGGTGAGCCATTCGCCAAGCGAGAACGCCTGTATCTGTCTGATGAACGGAATTATCGCGATCGTCGCCAGCACGATGGCGATCGCGTTCGTGATGGGGCCCAGCAGGACGATGATCCCGTACGCGTACGCGAACCCGGCGAGACCCAGGAAGTCGTTCGCGTTCAGATTGGTCGCGACGGTCGAAAACGCCTGAACCGACGGCGGCAGCGACCGGTCCGCGAGGAACGTACTCGCCGAGTCTGCGGTATTCTGGCGCATGTAGGCGCCGAATACGATCAGACCGAGCATGAAGACGCAGATGGCCATCCATTCGGTAAGTACGAGCGTCTGTCCGCCGATGCCCTGGAGTGGACGAAGCCGTATCGTGTTAATTATACTCATTCCGCGTTTCCACAGCCAACACACTCCATAATAAAAACTCGTATTGTCGTTCAGGTATTGATCGTTCGTTCAGAAGAGGAGCCGCCACCGTGAAGCGGGATCGACGCACGAACGCCGGAACGTTCCTACGCCACCGAGAACTCGTACGCGCCGGAGCCGAATTCGACGACGACGGTATCACCGTCTTTGCGGACGGATCGAACCCCCGCCGTGTCGGTCGACAGCGGCGTCCCGGACTCCGTCACGTCACTCGTGGCGGCGTCCGGTAAGTGGACGGTCGCGTCCGTGTTCCAGGGAACGGTCACGGACAGCTCGTACGTCGCGGCGTCTTCGTCGCGCCGACACTCCACCGCGAGATCGCCGTTTCGCGTCTCGAGAGCAGCCGAGACCCACTCGAGATCGTCGACGAGCGCCGGCGCGATGGTCACGTGGTCGGTCACGGAACGGTCGCCGATTCGGATCCCCGCGAGTACCTCGTAGAAGAACTCCGAGACGTGAGTGAACGGCGAGTGGTTGAACGAGTTCATACCGTCTCCGATGCGGTCGTCGCTGTCCCAGCGCTCCCACATCGTCGTCGCCCCGTTGCGGGCCATGTACACCCACCCGGGTCGTTCGGGTTGGCTGACGACGTCGTAGGCGACGTCGGCGTGGCCGTGCGCGGCGAGCGAGTGGAGGAGCGGTCTGGTCCCGAGGAATCCCGTTTTGAGTGTGCGGCCGTCGGCGTCGACTTTCTCGACGAGATTGTCGACCACCGACTCGACTTCGGCGTCGGGGACCAAGTCGAGAAAGAGCGGGACCGCGTACGACGACTGGGTTCCGGGCCCGTACACGCCTTGGTCAGGGTCGAAGAACCGGTCGTTGAACGCCTCCGCGATCCGGTCGGCGCGGTCGCGATACGCCTCCGCGTCCGCGTCGTTCTCCAGGGCGTCGGCGATCTTCGCGAACGTATCCGTGACCTGATAGAGGAACGCCGTGTTGTACAGGTCGTGGGGGAGACCGCGCCGATCGTCCACGTTCTCGAAGGCGAGCCAGTCGCCGTACTTGCCATAGTCACCGGTGAGGATCCCGTTCTCGGTGACGGAGTACCAGTAGTCGACGTAGTCGCGCATCCCCTCGTACTGTTCCCGAAGGATGCGTTCGTTCCCCTCGTGTCGGTAGAGGTACCAGGGGATCATCACCCGCGTGATCGACCACGTCGGATCAGCGGGGTCCTCGCTCACCTTGTTCGGGATGACGTCGGGAACGTACCCCATCTCCGAGGCGGCGTCGTCGTGATCGCGGGCCCACTTTTCGTCGAACCGTGCCGCGTCGAAGTTGAACAGGAGCGACCGGGTCGAGATGTGGGCGTCGCCCGTCCACCCGAACCGTTCGTCGCGCTGCGGGCAATCCTCGGGAACGGAGTGCGTGTTCCCGCGAAGTCCCCAGACGGCGTTGTGTTGGACCTGATCGAGATCCTGGTTGGAGCACGAAAACGTCCCCCGTCGGTCCATCGCCGTGTGGACGGCCTTCGCCGTCACGAGATCCGGATCGAACTCGCCTGGATACCCCGTGACCTGCGCGTATCGAAAGCCGTGATAGGTGAACCGTGGTTCGTACCGCTCGACGTCGTCCCCGGCGGCGATATAGACGTCCGTCGCGTCCGCGGTTCGGAGATCGGTCGTGGAGAGGTCCCCATCTTCGGTGAGCCGTTCGGCGTGTCCGAGGACGATCTCGTCGCCGTCGTCCGGGTCTCGGATCTCGAGGTCGAGCCAGCCGGTCAGGTTTTGTCCGAAGTCGAGGATCGGGCCGTCCGGATGCTCGTGAACCGTCTCCACGTCGAACGTCTCTACGACGCGCATCGGCTCGACGCGCTGCGGTCGAAGCACCCCACCCGGATCGTCGACGACGGCCGCGGGATTCCAGTCTCCGTCGTCGAACCCCGGCGACCGCCACCCGTCCTCGGACAGTCGGGCGTCGAACAGTTCGCCGTCGTAGATGTCGTTCTCACGGATCGGGCCCTCCGTTGCCGTCCAGTCACCGTCGGTCGCGACCGTTCGCGTCGATC contains:
- a CDS encoding L-rhamnose mutarotase gives rise to the protein MARIAFHLQIADGKRDEYRDAHESVPDWLEDAYLDSDAGLETYSVFEQDGHVFGFLELENPEAIKEVMETSDAQARWAEQMDGIIVDDDSDQWMDEVYRMI
- a CDS encoding LLM class flavin-dependent oxidoreductase, with amino-acid sequence MTDVTFEYNVPVFAGAPESGTDPVHRDTPCYERLDWETTKEGVLKAEALGFDAAWAPDHLMLGRDRAEYECWTLLSALAGLTEDINLGSLVLCNDYRNPALVAKMAATLDIVSDGRLELGLGAGWHEPEYEAYGWEYRDGFERLMRLDESIRLMKAMWATESGEAASFAGDRYEIDGAYCDPGPVQDPHPPILVGGQGEEVTLKLVAKHADIWNTDVFNGTPETLEHKIGVIEDHCETVGRDSDEIEYSWDGHVICTRDPEKYERLLDLMIPIQFEEEYVDQADITTEEIASEYFIMGTPEECADAIQRRIDAGVTKFQCWFVDFPDTGGMELFADEVMPQFR
- a CDS encoding sodium:solute symporter family transporter, producing the protein MSIINTIRLRPLQGIGGQTLVLTEWMAICVFMLGLIVFGAYMRQNTADSASTFLADRSLPPSVQAFSTVATNLNANDFLGLAGFAYAYGIIVLLGPITNAIAIVLATIAIIPFIRQIQAFSLGEWLTRRFSRPVGDAYDFIWTFVWMFVNMGLYIYAGSLVLNTLLGWNLWLSMGVIIVVGTAYTILGGFGAVAGSDTIQFVLMFVPLVLLLPVTLYMVGGISGLIEGLEAHQASMTPSDHPLAAEFPVDGPIAVFLLYFGFLASAISYWSAESQILQRPLSAEDAESAQIGYLYTSIWYAILVPLFILLPGLAAAVLYPNLDVADHAMPMLINDVMPPGLYGVVVVGLIAGVLSSVDSQLNNFQTLFTERIYRRYVAPDRSPAHYVRIGRIAGVVFMVACIGVAYMFSLEDSMYLVAQSVLATIMPTFAAVAIVGGLWDRSTSTGAILGIAIGLAVSVYMGFELGHEALYSRSLYSLLLVTGVVVVGSLLTAPKDHETPTNFVQSALDDDSATLSPRVKRIAAVSVSVGIALLIVAILLFQV
- a CDS encoding archaea-specific SMC-related protein, with protein sequence METGLDTKKRNVPGEATLSVNNIGGIDDAEVSFQQGVTVLSGRNATNRTSLLQAIMAALGSDQVSLKADANEGSAVLEFGDNTYRRHLERRNGTIATDGDPYLEDPELADLFAFLLESNEARQAVARGDDLRELIMRPVDIDAIKSEIEQYEQRKRQLDEQLDELDDLEQRLPDLEAKRTRVSEEIETLSDELEEAQAELEETNVDVEERREEESELETKLEELRGTRSDLERTRDRIETERESIEALEEEQDEVRTQLESLSTGDETEISRLEAEIETLQDEKATLSEAISQLQSTIQFNEQLLEEPDSFLENAEQDDDEPVTEQLLEDSETVTCWTCGSSVARDQIETTIEQLRTARQERLEERSEISSELNDRRETLSSINENRTEHRQTQRRLESIDDEIERRNDRIEELTEEREALTDEIDALEVEINDLETEDYSGVLDQHKEVNQLEFKLERKERKRDEITDQIASIEDRLGEREDLKARREDTTDELTNLRTRIDQIEADAVEAFNEHMENLLETLEYGNLDRVWIDRSSREVREGRRKVSRSSFDLKIVRSTDDGAAYEDTINHLSESEREVIGLVFALAGYLVHDVYETVPFMLLDSLEAIDSERIATLIEYFESYAPYLVVALLDEDAQAVEVEHSTVSNI
- the rhcD gene encoding L-rhamnonate dehydratase (part of the rhamnose catabolism pathway), whose amino-acid sequence is MEITDVTATKISNESWGEFIEFPLVTIMSKYEEYRNVDGENPQARRKWMGPVGDVVVEVETDAGITGVGVGNWGTGAIATVVEETLSKIVMGEDPTQREKLWEQMYRATLPFGRKGVAVMAISAVDQALWDIAGKEADKPVYELLGGPTKDEIPAYASNLHPVDMETLEREAIQYAEEGFDAVKLRFLHGPEAGRSGMKENEEVVKTVRDAVGDELEIAADAYMGWSVRYAKKMLDRLEPYDMAWVEEPVIADDIDGYAEVREAAPMPISGGEHEFTRWGHEDLLEAEAVDILQPDVGRVGGITELMKVADMAQVHDVPVIPHAGTNPTLHAIAAHTNMPMAEYFPTPEWFQEQQEEKESTYADAIFENPPSPESGSIPLPDEPGVSTQLNHDALEHFAVE
- the rdfA gene encoding rod-determining factor RdfA, whose amino-acid sequence is MTDRTHSAEPGSHCGCKLGRVADKYAFTGLDEDLIAYWTGDADEQYSTRKLATHVNQRILESALEDAGLPPKEGEVENTYRLLTDDVSSGTQVQTRNELERDGVPIEQIESDFVSHQTVYNHLTDCLDTSLETPSDDERLERSTEKLGALQNRTEAVTADTVAQLERNEIIDIGEFNVAVTVTVTCEDCFEEYTVRDLLDERSCNCQELGAGDN